One genomic window of Nicotiana sylvestris chromosome 10, ASM39365v2, whole genome shotgun sequence includes the following:
- the LOC104242325 gene encoding small ribosomal subunit protein uS13c: MAQALATPVLPSLSLICNTSTISKHNFLSFSTPTSFPKIGGLSIKCVRVGGVEIPNNKRVEFSLQYIHGIGRTSARQILVDLQIENKIMKDFSEEELITLRDEVSKYMIEGDLRRFNALAIRRLKEIQCYRGVRHIQGLPCRGQRTKNNCRTLKGKKVAIAGKKKAPR, encoded by the exons ATGGCACAAGCACTAGCAACTCCTGTACTACCTTCGCTCTCCCTTATCTGCAACACATCTACCATCTCCAAGCACAATTTTCTCTCTTTCTCAACTCCCACATCTTTTCCCAAG ATTGGAGGTTTGAGTATAAAGTGTGTGCGTGTGGGAGGAGTGGAGATACCAAACAACAAAAGAGTAGAGTTTTCCCTGCAATACATTCATGGGATTGGCCGCACCAGTGCACGCCAGATTCTGGTAGACCTTCAAATTGAGAACAAGATTATGAAGGACTTTTCTGAAGAGGAGCTTATCACTCTCCGTGATGAAGTCTCCAAATACATGATTGAAGGCGACCTC AGGAGATTCAATGCTCTTGCCATTAGGAGATTGAAGGAGATTCAGTGCTACAGAGGGGTAAGGCATATCCAAGGATTGCCTTGCAGAGGACAGCGAACAAAGAACAATTGCCGTACTTTGAAAGGCAAGAAAGTTGCAATTGCAGGGAAGAAGAAGGCACCTCGTTAA